In the Desulfosporosinus acidiphilus SJ4 genome, TGCTGACATCATGGTCAGTACACTCGCTAAGAACCTCATAGAGGGTTTGGAGGCCTGGAGCGAAATAACCATCATCATTGGTCAATAAAATATGCATACTTCCTCCTATCAATCTACTTCATAGATCGAAACAATCATTTTATCATCTTTTTTGGTCAGCCCAAACATCAGACGGTAATCTTTCAGGTTTTTATTAAGAAAATCAATGACTTTATAAAGTTCACGATTCAGACCGACTTTCTGGGTAGCTATAAGCTCAAGTTTTCCCGGACGTTCTGATATAGGAGGTGTTGGTCTGTCATCCATAAAATAGAATACCTCTTTCTTAACTTCTATTACCTTGAATTAAGGAAAAAGCTTCTGATCTGGTTATCGAATTCGATTTAAAAATTCCACGGACTGCAGACGTCAATGTTTGTGAACCCGCTTTCTTTACACCGCGCATGGTCATACACATATGCTCTGCCTCAATTACCACCAGAACTCCTAACGGTGTAAGTTCACCCATAATGGCATCAGCTATCTGCGAAGTCAGTCGTTCCTGAAGTTGAGGTCTGCGTGCATATCCTTCAACGACACGGGCGAATTTCGATAAACCGGTAATCTTTCCCTTTCTGGGAATATAGGCAACATGGGCCTTTCCATAAAAAGGTACCAGATGGTGCTCACACATCGAATAGACTGGAATATCTTTGACAATCACCATTTCCTCATGTTCCTCTGAAAACTGAACTTTTAAATGCCTGCTGGGGTCTTCATGCAGCCCAGCAAATACTTCGGCATACATCCTGGCAACACGTTTAGGTGTATCAAGAAGCCCTTCTCTCTCAGGATCCTCCCCAATAGCTTCTAAAATCATATATACAGCCTTTTCAATCTTTTCTAAATCCATCCCCATAATTATATCTCCTTTGCACGATGATCCCTCATATAAACTAAAGCTGTCCCATAAAAACGTGTGTTTGAGGAATAACCCGGACATTTTTAAGTTTTTCGAGAAAAAGTCGCTGCCAGTCTAGAATCTGGCGAGGTTTGGGACTTTCGATACCGTTGATCTTTGTGACAGGTTGAAGTATGGTTAGCAGCGATGGATCAACATTCGCAATTAAATCCCGAGCATTTTGAAGATCTTGAAGTTTAGCTTTCTCGTCAACCACTATTTTTAGGAATACATTTTTGCTAAGACTTTTGCGCAGGAAATCTTCATGAACATTCCAAAAAACCTTTTCCCCAAAAGGCAATTTTATATCCATACTAATAATATCGACAAATGGCAATATTTTGTCAAGTTGTTTAGGGAGAGTTCCATTAGTTTCCAGATAGACCGGGAGATTATACTCACGTATTAAGGGCAATAGCAATTGCAGTTCATCCGCCCATAACAGGGGTTCGCCGCCGGTGATGCTTATAGAATGATGCAGAGAAAAATCATAAGACCTAAGCAACTCGATCAATTCATTAAGTTCAATAGGATTTTTTAACATACGAAAATCTTTTGAGCCAGGAATTGATTCCATCCTACACTTTTCCGGAATGATCGTCTCGGTATCACAATAAGGACAGTTTAAGTTACACTTGGGCAGCCGCAGGAAAATTTGTCGGGCACCGACATAAGGGCCTTCCCCTTGAATGGATGAAAACAGTTCAGTGACCGGTATCTTAAGCATCACACTACCCCTCGAACCTTGCAGCGAGCAAGGCCTATGGATGAGATTTCATCACAATAGCGTTTGGCCACATTCTCCCCGAATTCATAAATGTTATGAACCTGAAGATCAGTCAACCCAATTGTAGGAATGGGTGTATTATGATTAGAAACATTTAAGCCGCAGTGAATGAGCGTTGAGACAGGTGAGAGAGTTGCAATACTCACAGATAGTTTTCGGTCCCCGTCATAGATGTCATCACCGGTTCGCCTTAGTGATTTAACACCTAAAGCTTCTAATTCCTCTTTAATGGTGGCAATCAATAATCGTTGCCTGATAATTGTCTTTTCTAAATCCATTTCAAAATGTTCGACGATAAAATGCAGCATGTCTTCGCTGTAGATCCAATCTTTTGCTGCGACATCCTCCATGTCCACCATCTCATTTTGTTCCACCCGGCATTTTCCTCTAAATACGCAGATACTATCCCCCATCAGGCCAAAGTTTTTGTAGGTAAACAACGATTGGAGCTGACTCCCATCGTAGTCGAGAGGATTTTGGTGAATATAATATCGCAAAATTTTTCCCTCTTTTCACTGTATTCAAAATTCCAAAAACTTAGGATAAATTGTTAAGGAACCGTAAACAGCGTATTTGCTAATTCTTGGGCATTATTGGCTATGAGCGCTCGTTTCATTCTTAAGCAGCTCTCACAGTGTCCGCAAGGCTGCACTCCGTTTTCATAACAACTCCATAGTTTCTCAAAGGGTATGCCGACTCTTAACCCTTCCCGGACTATTTCTGATTTTGAGAAGGTTGCGGTGGGACTGGCAACCTTCACTTTATTCTGAGTAGAATATTTAAAGCATTCATCCATGGCCGCCATAAACTCTATAGAATTATCCGGAAATGTAGCCGCTTCCTCGCGGTTAAAACCGGTAATTATCGTCGCCTCTTCGCCCATATTTTCAGCGAATACAGCAGCTATGTTCATAAATAGGCCATTACGATTCGGCACCCAAACCTGACGGGCACTTTCGAGAGCCTCTCCTTGAAGATCATCGAGTTGTTCATACATTATTTGCGGTAGTTCATGAGAACGATTGACCAAGGCAGTACGCGTTTGCTCCTGCAGAAACGGCAAGGCAACAATTTTATGAGGAATATTATAGTATTTAGCAATCTCGAGTGAGGCTGATAATTCCTTGTCCTTAGCCCTTTGACCATAATCAAAGGTTAGTGCTAAATCAACAGTTGCTTTTTCTAAAAATAGTGCCAAGGACACTGTAGAATCTAAGCCGCCCGATAATAGAACAATGCCGGACAAAGGTCAATCCTCCTTATAAACTGCCCAAGCATCTGGGGCTTCAAATACTTTTACCCAGGCTAAGCGTTTTTCCTCTAAAACGAGACTTCTCTTGAATTCTTTAAATAAAAAGTGGGCTATAAGCTCAGCCGTAGGATTGATTCCTTCAGGTCCAAAAATCGGCAAATCATTGAGCAGGCTATGATCTAACAAATCCAAGGTTTTCTTAATGACCTGTTTAACTTCGCTGAAATCTACCAGCATCCCTAAGTGATCTAGTTTACTGCCTTCGATACACACTACAACATTCCAACGATGTCCATGCAGGTTAGAACACTTTCCTTTATAATTGCGAATAAAATGGGCAGCATCGAAATGCGCCTGAACACATACCTGAAACATAGTTAACTCCTTATTTGACATATTAATCTCTATATTAACATTTTTATTTCCAAAAGAAAACGTACCTCAATTAAAAGAAGAAGGGTTTCCCCTTCTTTTAAGCTAATTTTAAAGCTTTATTATAACAATCAACGGCGGTATCATACTGATTCATCTGATCGTAGACATTTCCCAACAGGGCCCACCCTGCAGAATGATTCGGGTCTATTTCTATAAGTTTATTTAGTGAGTCTATGCACTCTTGCCAATTACCTTTGCGTGTAAGGCATACACTCAGATTATAGAGAATCAGCGGATGGTCGGGACTTAATTCCAAGGCCTTGTTGTAATATTCTGCCGCGCGTCTTGCCTTACCTTGATGAACAAGGGTAAAGGCAAAATTGTTTAGTATAATAGGATCTTGGGGATAAATTTTGATCGCCCGATCGAGAAGGTTTAACGCTTCTTGAGTTTGACCTTGATTTTGATAAACCGCCGCTAAGTTGCTTAAGGAATCGTAATGATCCGGTTCATATTTAAGGGTGAATTTATAATATTGGATTCCCTTTTTTATCTGTCCGGTTTGAATATAACAGTATGCCAACCTTGCCGCCAAATCGGGAGTTCCTCCATAGCGAAGGGCACGGTCAAAGCTATAGCAGGCGTCGGACAATTGCTCTAATTTAAGATGCATTTCCCCTTTTACTTCCCAATATGATGATTCACGCGGTTCGAGCTGACAGCACCCTTGAAAACACCTCAAAGCTTCTTGATATTCTTCGTGGTAGGCATAAATAATACCTAGACGATAATAGATGACTGCATTTTTGGGCTCTGCCCGGCAAGACTTATCAAGTGCTTTGACTCCCTCTTTCCAATCCCCCTGTTCCAAATGACAATCCGCGAGTATTTCCCAGTATCCCCCATTTTGCGGTTTTAATTTAATGGCCTCTTCGATAGCACTTTTAGCTTGGACAATTAAACCTTGCCCAAGATAA is a window encoding:
- the folE gene encoding GTP cyclohydrolase I FolE, giving the protein MGMDLEKIEKAVYMILEAIGEDPEREGLLDTPKRVARMYAEVFAGLHEDPSRHLKVQFSEEHEEMVIVKDIPVYSMCEHHLVPFYGKAHVAYIPRKGKITGLSKFARVVEGYARRPQLQERLTSQIADAIMGELTPLGVLVVIEAEHMCMTMRGVKKAGSQTLTSAVRGIFKSNSITRSEAFSLIQGNRS
- a CDS encoding tetratricopeptide repeat protein gives rise to the protein MGVPLASNVKQKRPSLKKTYLWNSMQAKWHFLMGKTDLAIQEWIDLLKQSGGKLKRNEIEQLIKVQAFQEARDYLETLDRKEHEESALISSLLARCYLGQGLIVQAKSAIEEAIKLKPQNGGYWEILADCHLEQGDWKEGVKALDKSCRAEPKNAVIYYRLGIIYAYHEEYQEALRCFQGCCQLEPRESSYWEVKGEMHLKLEQLSDACYSFDRALRYGGTPDLAARLAYCYIQTGQIKKGIQYYKFTLKYEPDHYDSLSNLAAVYQNQGQTQEALNLLDRAIKIYPQDPIILNNFAFTLVHQGKARRAAEYYNKALELSPDHPLILYNLSVCLTRKGNWQECIDSLNKLIEIDPNHSAGWALLGNVYDQMNQYDTAVDCYNKALKLA
- the queD gene encoding 6-carboxytetrahydropterin synthase QueD, which encodes MFQVCVQAHFDAAHFIRNYKGKCSNLHGHRWNVVVCIEGSKLDHLGMLVDFSEVKQVIKKTLDLLDHSLLNDLPIFGPEGINPTAELIAHFLFKEFKRSLVLEEKRLAWVKVFEAPDAWAVYKED
- the queC gene encoding 7-cyano-7-deazaguanine synthase QueC, whose translation is MSGIVLLSGGLDSTVSLALFLEKATVDLALTFDYGQRAKDKELSASLEIAKYYNIPHKIVALPFLQEQTRTALVNRSHELPQIMYEQLDDLQGEALESARQVWVPNRNGLFMNIAAVFAENMGEEATIITGFNREEAATFPDNSIEFMAAMDECFKYSTQNKVKVASPTATFSKSEIVREGLRVGIPFEKLWSCYENGVQPCGHCESCLRMKRALIANNAQELANTLFTVP
- a CDS encoding 7-carboxy-7-deazaguanine synthase QueE codes for the protein MLKIPVTELFSSIQGEGPYVGARQIFLRLPKCNLNCPYCDTETIIPEKCRMESIPGSKDFRMLKNPIELNELIELLRSYDFSLHHSISITGGEPLLWADELQLLLPLIREYNLPVYLETNGTLPKQLDKILPFVDIISMDIKLPFGEKVFWNVHEDFLRKSLSKNVFLKIVVDEKAKLQDLQNARDLIANVDPSLLTILQPVTKINGIESPKPRQILDWQRLFLEKLKNVRVIPQTHVFMGQL
- a CDS encoding YpmA family protein, whose product is MDDRPTPPISERPGKLELIATQKVGLNRELYKVIDFLNKNLKDYRLMFGLTKKDDKMIVSIYEVD
- a CDS encoding DUF366 family protein, whose amino-acid sequence is MRYYIHQNPLDYDGSQLQSLFTYKNFGLMGDSICVFRGKCRVEQNEMVDMEDVAAKDWIYSEDMLHFIVEHFEMDLEKTIIRQRLLIATIKEELEALGVKSLRRTGDDIYDGDRKLSVSIATLSPVSTLIHCGLNVSNHNTPIPTIGLTDLQVHNIYEFGENVAKRYCDEISSIGLARCKVRGVV